A DNA window from Luteolibacter luteus contains the following coding sequences:
- a CDS encoding prenyltransferase/squalene oxidase repeat-containing protein has product MIKALSASLFLASLLHGVAQDLPRRPDDPVPAQVDTMFDRGLAYLAKFQNQQGAWDDSMGSEPGVVGLCVVAFLAHGEDPNHGTYAKNITRGLDFILSQQNQSNGYIGNSMYNHGFATLALAEAYGMVDNPKIAPALRKAVDLILSAQKRNRSEAWRYTPDSTDADTTVSGCQLVALYAARNAGLPVPDEAFKKGLAYMARCRGGDGSYGYTSASGGKPTLTAIGVLCLSLAKEKDGKGFQSSVDYLRKQLSYRDRHYPYYFEYYMSQALFHADPETWEEWNSRNIRYLSTAQSRDGSWPGNKGQSFNTAGSLLSLALNYRFLPIYEK; this is encoded by the coding sequence ATGATCAAGGCTCTCTCCGCATCCCTTTTCCTCGCCAGCCTCCTTCACGGGGTGGCCCAGGACTTGCCACGCCGCCCGGATGACCCGGTGCCGGCGCAGGTCGATACCATGTTTGATCGCGGCCTCGCCTATCTCGCGAAGTTCCAGAACCAGCAGGGAGCGTGGGATGACAGCATGGGCAGCGAGCCCGGCGTGGTAGGACTCTGCGTGGTCGCCTTCCTCGCCCATGGTGAGGACCCGAACCACGGCACCTATGCCAAGAACATTACCCGCGGCCTCGATTTCATCCTGTCCCAGCAGAACCAGAGCAATGGTTACATCGGGAACAGCATGTATAACCACGGTTTCGCCACCCTCGCCCTCGCGGAAGCCTACGGCATGGTGGACAACCCGAAGATCGCCCCCGCGCTGAGGAAAGCGGTGGATCTGATCCTCAGTGCGCAAAAACGGAATCGTTCCGAAGCCTGGCGATATACTCCGGACAGCACCGATGCGGATACCACCGTCTCCGGCTGCCAGCTGGTCGCGCTCTATGCCGCGCGGAATGCAGGCCTGCCGGTCCCGGATGAAGCATTCAAGAAAGGCCTGGCCTATATGGCCCGCTGCCGCGGTGGCGATGGATCCTATGGCTACACCTCCGCGAGCGGCGGGAAGCCGACCCTGACGGCCATCGGCGTGCTCTGCCTCTCGCTCGCGAAGGAAAAGGACGGGAAAGGCTTCCAGTCCTCGGTCGACTACCTGCGCAAGCAGCTCTCCTACCGGGACCGCCACTACCCCTATTATTTCGAGTATTACATGTCCCAGGCCCTCTTCCATGCCGACCCGGAAACATGGGAAGAATGGAACTCCCGGAACATCCGCTACCTTTCGACGGCCCAGTCCCGTGACGGCTCATGGCCCGGGAACAAGGGACAGTCCTTCAATACGGCAGGGTCCCTGCTTTCGCTGGCCCTGAACTATAGGTTTCTTCCAATCTACGAAAAATGA
- the rpmF gene encoding 50S ribosomal protein L32, translating into MAVPKRRQSKSRQKMRRGASRWRAPIFKSCSECGSRVPSHIACPSCGYYAGRKVLEVDAL; encoded by the coding sequence ATGGCCGTACCAAAACGCCGTCAGTCCAAGAGCCGGCAAAAGATGCGCCGGGGTGCCAGCCGCTGGCGCGCACCGATCTTCAAGTCTTGCTCCGAGTGCGGCAGCCGCGTGCCTTCGCACATTGCCTGCCCGTCCTGCGGTTACTACGCTGGCCGCAAGGTTCTTGAAGTGGATGCGCTCTGA
- a CDS encoding YceD family protein, whose product MSARLSIDLHTLPEEGKNFSGEIDPEIFDLPEHDVKPLGPMVYDLRVQRFGSELLLSGSLSAPFELICVRTVHPFKKTLVVDPANVSVEIEDEGSVDVTDALREELLLEIPDYPRCEEADEPMHCEIDPRYLAVDKPAEDGVETRPRAAGDDRWSALDALDKLDSER is encoded by the coding sequence ATGTCCGCCCGTCTTTCCATTGATCTCCACACCTTGCCCGAGGAAGGCAAAAACTTCAGCGGAGAGATTGATCCGGAGATCTTCGACCTCCCCGAGCACGACGTCAAACCGCTGGGCCCCATGGTCTACGACCTCCGTGTCCAGCGATTCGGCTCGGAATTGCTACTTTCCGGCAGTCTTTCCGCACCCTTCGAATTGATCTGCGTCCGCACCGTCCATCCTTTCAAAAAGACCCTCGTCGTCGACCCCGCCAATGTTTCGGTAGAGATTGAGGATGAAGGATCTGTGGACGTCACCGACGCCCTCCGGGAGGAGCTCCTCTTGGAGATCCCGGACTACCCGCGCTGCGAGGAAGCGGACGAACCGATGCACTGCGAAATCGATCCTCGCTATTTGGCAGTGGACAAACCCGCAGAGGATGGGGTAGAGACCCGCCCCCGCGCCGCAGGGGACGACCGCTGGTCGGCCCTCGATGCGCTGGATAAACTGGATTCCGAACGCTAA
- a CDS encoding MBL fold metallo-hydrolase: MPESFTGGFVQTNAYLVETPDGGRLLIDAPMGAAGWLEAKGIRPTALLLTHQHYDHVEDAAAVAALGAKVYAFAPYSTVLTLEERVRAWGLPIEVTPYSVDQLLEGSAELEIGNLKIQLAHVPGHSTDSVTFYLPERGELYAGDTLFAGSIGRADLPGGNMGQLVDGIREKLFVLPDETRVFPGHGPATTIGAERAENPYVGD; the protein is encoded by the coding sequence ATGCCCGAAAGCTTCACCGGTGGTTTCGTCCAGACCAATGCCTACCTCGTCGAAACCCCGGATGGAGGCCGTCTCCTGATCGATGCCCCGATGGGCGCCGCCGGGTGGCTGGAAGCCAAGGGCATCCGCCCCACCGCCCTCCTGCTCACCCACCAGCACTACGACCACGTGGAGGACGCCGCGGCGGTCGCGGCACTTGGCGCGAAAGTCTACGCCTTCGCCCCCTACTCCACGGTCCTCACCTTGGAGGAAAGAGTCCGCGCCTGGGGCCTGCCGATCGAAGTTACGCCCTACTCGGTCGATCAGCTTCTGGAAGGCAGCGCCGAACTCGAGATCGGCAACCTGAAAATCCAGCTCGCCCACGTGCCCGGACACTCGACGGACAGCGTCACCTTCTATCTTCCGGAACGCGGGGAGCTATACGCCGGAGATACCCTTTTCGCCGGTTCGATCGGTCGCGCGGACCTGCCCGGCGGGAATATGGGGCAGCTCGTCGACGGCATCCGGGAAAAACTTTTCGTCCTGCCGGATGAAACACGCGTTTTCCCGGGCCACGGCCCCGCGACCACGATCGGCGCGGAACGTGCTGAAAACCCGTATGTCGGTGACTGA
- the plsX gene encoding phosphate acyltransferase PlsX, translated as MKVALDAMGGDHAPAVNIGGAKEALQLYPAIEKIFLVGDQAALEAECAKQGLSLSDPRVQIVHAPETIGMAEPGAKTVRRKKQSSINVAMDLVKAGEAHAFVSAGNTGAAVASATIKLRLIEGVDRAGIASGLPNEFGVCHLLDAGANPEAKPEHLLVYAIMGSAFAQYALGVKQPKVGLMSNGEEDEKGTTFTKETFALLKQFADSGKAPFEFVGNVEGHDLFETQLDVVLCDGFTGNVVLKSCEATAKAMFKWLKAELTASPIRMLGAKISKGAFMALKERASAESYGGSPLLGVNGVVIIAHGGSTAVAVRNAIRVGMETYEHKVNPHIQETLAKVALT; from the coding sequence ATGAAAGTAGCGCTCGATGCCATGGGCGGCGACCACGCCCCCGCCGTCAATATCGGAGGGGCCAAGGAAGCCCTGCAGCTTTACCCCGCGATCGAGAAGATCTTCCTCGTGGGAGATCAGGCAGCCTTGGAGGCGGAGTGCGCGAAACAAGGACTCTCCCTTTCCGATCCCCGCGTGCAGATCGTCCACGCCCCGGAGACCATCGGCATGGCCGAACCGGGCGCCAAGACGGTGCGCCGCAAGAAGCAGTCTTCCATCAATGTGGCGATGGACTTGGTGAAGGCCGGCGAGGCTCACGCCTTCGTCTCCGCGGGCAATACCGGTGCCGCCGTCGCCTCCGCCACCATCAAGCTCCGTCTGATCGAAGGCGTGGACCGCGCGGGCATCGCCTCCGGCCTGCCGAATGAATTCGGCGTGTGCCACTTGCTCGATGCCGGCGCAAACCCCGAAGCCAAGCCTGAGCACCTGCTCGTCTACGCGATCATGGGCAGCGCCTTCGCCCAGTACGCCCTCGGCGTGAAGCAGCCGAAAGTCGGGCTCATGTCGAATGGTGAGGAAGACGAAAAAGGCACCACTTTCACCAAGGAGACCTTCGCCCTGCTCAAGCAGTTCGCCGACAGCGGCAAGGCACCCTTCGAATTCGTCGGCAACGTCGAAGGCCACGATCTTTTCGAAACCCAGCTCGACGTGGTGCTCTGCGACGGCTTCACCGGCAACGTCGTGCTGAAGTCCTGCGAAGCCACCGCCAAGGCCATGTTCAAGTGGCTGAAGGCCGAGCTCACCGCCAGCCCGATCCGCATGCTCGGCGCGAAAATTTCCAAGGGCGCCTTCATGGCCCTCAAGGAACGCGCCAGCGCCGAATCCTACGGCGGCAGTCCCCTTCTCGGCGTGAATGGCGTGGTCATTATCGCTCACGGTGGCTCCACCGCCGTCGCCGTCCGCAATGCGATCCGCGTCGGCATGGAAACCTACGAGCACAAGGTGAATCCCCACATCCAGGAGACTCTGGCGAAGGTGGCGCTCACCTAG
- the aat gene encoding leucyl/phenylalanyl-tRNA--protein transferase has protein sequence MSGFPPAQIIPPQVLLGAYAQGVFPMADQGELTWFSPLLRGVIPLDHGFHIPHGMKRAMKRSPFVVKWDTDFRGTMQGCADRERTWIDATILESYCLLHRLGYAHSVEVHDEEGLQGGLYGVALGKAFFGESMFSRKTDASKFALVALVRELQARGFMLLDTQWLTDHLRKFGGIEVPRDEYQRRLKDALGPQDGVFHPPPLGPGA, from the coding sequence GTGTCCGGATTCCCGCCAGCCCAGATCATCCCGCCGCAAGTGCTGCTTGGTGCCTATGCCCAAGGGGTTTTCCCGATGGCAGATCAAGGTGAGCTCACGTGGTTTTCGCCGTTGCTGCGCGGGGTGATCCCGCTCGATCACGGCTTCCACATTCCCCACGGCATGAAGCGTGCGATGAAGCGGTCGCCCTTCGTCGTGAAGTGGGATACCGATTTCCGCGGTACGATGCAGGGCTGTGCCGACCGCGAGCGCACCTGGATCGACGCCACCATCCTGGAGAGCTACTGCCTGCTGCACCGCCTCGGCTATGCGCATTCGGTGGAGGTGCATGATGAGGAGGGCCTGCAAGGCGGGCTCTACGGGGTGGCGCTAGGAAAGGCCTTCTTTGGAGAGAGCATGTTCTCCCGGAAGACCGATGCCTCCAAGTTCGCCCTAGTCGCGCTGGTGCGCGAATTGCAGGCGCGCGGCTTCATGCTGCTGGATACGCAGTGGCTTACCGATCACCTTCGGAAATTCGGTGGGATCGAGGTACCGCGGGATGAATACCAGCGGCGGCTCAAGGATGCGCTGGGGCCGCAGGACGGTGTCTTTCATCCGCCGCCGCTCGGTCCCGGTGCCTGA